One segment of Pseudomonas asgharzadehiana DNA contains the following:
- a CDS encoding polynucleotide adenylyltransferase PcnB, with amino-acid sequence MLKKLFQSFRSPLRRTQHKRSTPEVLNSSQHSLQRAQFSRYAVNIVERLQNAGYQAYLVGGCVRDMLLNITPKDFDVATSATPEQVRAEFRNARIIGRRFKLVHIHFGREIIEVATFRAGHPQNDEEEDTNQSSRNESGRILRDNVYGTLEEDAQRRDFTINALYYDPVSERILDYANGVHDIRNNLIRLIGDPTQRYQEDPVRMLRAVRFAAKLNFGIEKHTAAPIRELAPMLREIPSARLFEEVLKLFLSGYAADTFEMLVDLQLFDPLFPASAEALEYNPTYTHTLISEALINTDLRIKQNKPVTPAFLFAALLWPALPKRVLRLQDRGMPPIPAMQEAAHELIAEQCQRIAIPKRFTMPIREIWDMQERLPRRSGKRADLLLDNPRFRAGYDFLLLRESAGEQTDGLGEWWTDYQDANDSERREMIRELGSKGEATGEGPKKRRRSGTKRKRSAADASGAAGE; translated from the coding sequence ATGCTGAAGAAGTTGTTCCAGTCATTCCGTTCTCCCTTGCGTCGTACGCAACACAAACGCAGCACGCCTGAAGTGCTCAATAGCAGCCAACATTCGCTGCAACGCGCTCAGTTCAGCCGTTATGCGGTGAATATCGTCGAACGTTTGCAGAACGCCGGTTACCAGGCCTATCTGGTCGGCGGTTGCGTACGCGACATGCTACTTAATATCACGCCCAAGGATTTCGACGTCGCCACCAGTGCCACACCTGAACAGGTGCGCGCCGAGTTTCGCAATGCGCGCATCATCGGCCGCCGCTTTAAGCTGGTGCACATCCATTTCGGGCGCGAAATCATCGAAGTCGCAACGTTCCGCGCCGGCCATCCGCAAAACGATGAAGAGGAAGACACCAATCAGTCCTCCCGCAACGAGAGCGGTCGCATCCTGCGTGACAACGTTTATGGCACCCTGGAAGAAGACGCGCAACGCCGCGACTTCACCATCAATGCCCTGTACTACGACCCGGTCAGCGAACGCATCCTCGATTACGCCAACGGCGTACACGACATCCGCAACAACCTGATCCGCCTCATCGGCGACCCGACGCAACGCTACCAGGAAGACCCGGTACGTATGCTGCGGGCCGTGCGCTTTGCCGCCAAGCTCAACTTCGGCATCGAGAAGCATACCGCTGCGCCGATTCGCGAACTGGCGCCCATGCTGCGGGAAATTCCCTCGGCACGCCTGTTCGAAGAAGTGCTCAAGCTGTTCCTCTCGGGCTACGCCGCCGACACGTTCGAGATGCTCGTCGACCTGCAGTTGTTCGACCCTCTGTTCCCGGCCAGCGCCGAAGCATTGGAATACAACCCAACCTATACCCACACGCTGATCAGCGAAGCGCTGATCAACACCGACCTGCGCATCAAGCAGAACAAACCGGTCACCCCGGCGTTCCTGTTTGCCGCCCTGTTGTGGCCAGCCCTGCCAAAACGTGTACTGCGTTTGCAGGACCGTGGCATGCCGCCGATTCCGGCCATGCAGGAAGCCGCTCACGAACTGATTGCCGAACAGTGCCAGCGCATCGCCATTCCAAAGCGCTTCACCATGCCGATCCGAGAGATTTGGGACATGCAGGAGCGCCTGCCGCGCCGCAGCGGAAAACGCGCCGACCTGCTGTTGGACAACCCACGCTTCCGCGCCGGCTACGATTTCCTGCTGCTGCGCGAAAGCGCCGGCGAACAGACCGACGGCCTGGGCGAATGGTGGACCGATTACCAGGACGCCAATGACAGCGAGCGTCGCGAGATGATTCGTGAGCTGGGCAGCAAAGGTGAAGCAACCGGCGAAGGGCCGAAGAAGCGCCGGCGCAGCGGTACCAAGCGCAAGCGCAGCGCAGCCGATGCCTCGGGCGCCGCAGGCGAATAA
- the folK gene encoding 2-amino-4-hydroxy-6-hydroxymethyldihydropteridine diphosphokinase translates to MERIYIGMGSNLAAPDQQLRSAIQALAQLPGTCVAGVSAFYQSDSLLPGQPRYTNAVAALDSSLAPLDLLDALQAIENDQGRERLERWGPRTLDLDILLFGDRLIDEPRLKVPHYQMHLRAFVLYPLAELAPAALQLPDGTCLGALLEACPFVGLERLRAAESHQ, encoded by the coding sequence GTGGAACGCATCTACATCGGCATGGGCAGCAACCTGGCCGCCCCGGACCAGCAATTGCGCAGCGCTATCCAAGCGCTGGCTCAGTTGCCAGGCACTTGCGTCGCGGGTGTGTCCGCCTTTTACCAAAGTGACTCCCTGCTCCCTGGCCAACCGCGCTACACCAACGCGGTTGCCGCCCTGGACAGCAGCCTTGCGCCTCTCGACTTGCTGGATGCGCTGCAAGCCATCGAAAACGACCAAGGCCGCGAGCGCCTGGAGCGTTGGGGCCCACGCACGCTTGACCTGGACATTCTGCTGTTTGGCGATCGCCTGATCGATGAACCGCGCCTGAAGGTGCCCCACTACCAGATGCACCTGCGTGCGTTTGTGTTGTATCCGCTGGCCGAACTGGCGCCCGCGGCATTGCAACTGCCGGATGGCACATGCCTCGGTGCCCTGCTTGAAGCCTGCCCGTTTGTCGGCCTGGAACGCCTTCGCGCTGCTGAATCGCATCAGTAA
- the panB gene encoding 3-methyl-2-oxobutanoate hydroxymethyltransferase, whose amino-acid sequence MPDITLTTLQSLKLKGEKITMLTCYDATFANACCQAGVEVLLVGDSLGMVLQGNDSTLPVTTDELAYHTASVKRGNEGAFIIADLPFMGYATLEQTFLNAGKLMQAGAHMIKVEGAVWLAESIRLLAERGVPVCAHMGLTPQSVNILGGYKVQGRNEAQARQMRADAIALEQAGVAMILLECVPSELAAEITQAVKVPVIGIGAGSATDGQVLVLHDMLGLSITGRVPKFVKNFMTGQDSIHAALSAYVAEVKGVTFPGAEHGFSA is encoded by the coding sequence ATGCCAGACATTACCCTGACCACCTTGCAGAGCCTCAAGCTCAAAGGTGAAAAAATCACCATGCTGACCTGCTATGACGCCACCTTCGCCAACGCCTGCTGCCAGGCTGGGGTTGAAGTGTTATTGGTAGGCGACTCCCTGGGCATGGTTCTTCAAGGGAATGACAGCACCCTGCCCGTGACCACCGATGAACTCGCCTACCACACCGCCAGCGTCAAACGCGGCAATGAGGGCGCGTTCATCATCGCCGACCTGCCGTTCATGGGCTATGCCACGCTTGAACAGACCTTCCTGAACGCCGGCAAACTCATGCAGGCCGGCGCACACATGATCAAGGTGGAAGGTGCCGTATGGCTTGCCGAATCGATCCGCCTGCTGGCTGAACGCGGCGTGCCGGTGTGTGCGCACATGGGCCTTACGCCGCAGTCGGTGAACATCCTCGGCGGCTATAAAGTGCAAGGTCGCAATGAAGCCCAGGCGCGCCAGATGCGTGCCGATGCCATCGCCCTGGAGCAAGCGGGCGTGGCGATGATCCTGCTTGAATGTGTGCCCAGCGAATTGGCCGCAGAAATCACCCAGGCCGTTAAGGTGCCGGTGATCGGTATTGGCGCAGGCTCGGCAACGGATGGCCAGGTGCTGGTATTGCACGACATGCTCGGCCTGTCGATCACCGGCCGCGTGCCGAAGTTCGTAAAGAACTTCATGACCGGCCAGGACAGCATCCATGCTGCGTTGAGTGCTTACGTCGCTGAAGTCAAAGGCGTGACCTTCCCAGGCGCCGAACACGGATTCTCTGCATGA
- the panC gene encoding pantoate--beta-alanine ligase, protein MNTVKTVRELRAAVAHARKAGKRIGFVPTMGNLHSGHATLVNKAVQQADFVVASIFVNPLQFGAGEDLDKYPRTLAADQEKLLQAGCNLLFAPTVEEMYPGGMTGQTRVSVPQLSEGLCGASRPGHFEGVATVVSKLFNMVQPDIAVFGQKDYQQLAVIRAMVHDLNMPIQIIGEPTVRADDGLALSSRNGFLSEEQRAIAPVLFRSLSQIAAAIKDGDLDFAKLRAQQVQQIQAAGLRLDYLEVRQGLHLRPATPEDRDIVILVAAFLGTTRLIDNLHLNLN, encoded by the coding sequence ATGAACACCGTAAAAACCGTACGCGAACTACGCGCTGCCGTCGCCCACGCCCGCAAAGCCGGCAAACGCATCGGCTTCGTGCCCACCATGGGCAACCTGCACAGCGGCCATGCGACCCTGGTGAACAAGGCGGTGCAGCAGGCCGACTTTGTCGTCGCGAGCATCTTCGTCAACCCGCTGCAATTTGGCGCCGGCGAAGACTTGGACAAATACCCCCGCACCCTCGCCGCCGACCAGGAAAAACTCCTGCAAGCCGGGTGCAACCTGCTGTTCGCGCCCACCGTCGAAGAAATGTACCCCGGCGGCATGACCGGCCAGACCCGCGTCAGCGTTCCACAATTGTCCGAAGGCTTGTGCGGCGCCAGCCGTCCCGGGCACTTCGAAGGCGTGGCCACGGTGGTCAGCAAGCTGTTCAACATGGTGCAGCCGGACATCGCGGTGTTTGGCCAAAAGGACTACCAGCAACTGGCGGTGATCCGCGCCATGGTCCACGACCTGAACATGCCGATCCAGATCATCGGCGAACCTACCGTGCGCGCCGACGACGGCCTCGCGCTGTCTTCACGCAATGGCTTTCTCAGCGAAGAGCAACGTGCGATTGCGCCGGTGCTGTTTCGCAGCCTCAGCCAGATTGCCGCCGCCATCAAGGACGGTGACCTCGATTTCGCCAAATTGCGCGCGCAACAGGTACAACAGATCCAAGCCGCCGGACTGCGCCTGGACTACCTGGAAGTTCGCCAAGGCCTGCACCTGCGCCCCGCCACGCCTGAAGATCGGGACATTGTGATTCTGGTCGCGGCCTTTCTGGGTACGACCCGCCTCATCGACAACTTGCACCTGAACCTCAACTGA